The stretch of DNA ATTGAACGAGGAGATGGGCATCGACATCGTTCCATACGAATATTTTGGAGTTAACGAGCACAGCTACGGTGGCGGTCTGCATATCCGGCTGATCGCCTGGAAAGCCGAATACCGGGGAGGCGAAATCATGCTGACGGACCACGACGACTGCCGCTGGGAGAGTCCGGATGCGCTGGAACGTTTTATTTTTGCCCCCGCGGATATCCCGTTTGTACAGAAGCTATGCTTAGAACCCGGCAGACAATGAGACGGACTGTATGAAAGGGGCGGCTCATGTGACGAAATGGAAAAAGGTTATAGCGCTCAGCGGCATCATCGGCATTGTTCCGGTATTCGTATATTACTTTTTGTATCCGCACATGCCGGATCAGGTTCCGATTCATTACACCGGGGGAACACCGGACCGGTATGTTGGCAAATCGAGTCTGGAGCTGCTGGTGCTTGCGCTTCTCGGTGAGCTCGGATTGATCTTTATGCTGCTGCTTTACACGGTGCTCCGCAGACGGTACCAGGGCAGCTTTCAAAAGAACGAGGCGACGGCCGCAATGACATGGCTGATTGCCGTGCCCGCAGTAACGGTACTGTTTGCAGGCATTGGCATATATGCGCTGACGGAGATGGTGTAGAGGGGAGTATATAGGCAATACGCTTCTGCCGAACGTAAACAGGGCGGCATTCTATGCCGATGGTAAACCGGTTTGGGGCCGCCTTTGAGCATTCGTCATCTTCTTTTTTGTTACCGCTTTCATTCATGCGGACGTTTGCCGCACGAATCACGCTGCTCCGAACGGAATTTTTTGGTATTGTATCAATCCTTGCGGTGCGAGTAAACGATTTACCACTTTTTTTACTATATTAAACAATCTGCAAAAGGTATTATGTAGAAAAAGAACCATTCACAGGGGGAGATCATTTGAACCGGGAATCTAAAAGAATTTTGCTGCATACAGCCATATATGCGATTCTTTTCTTCCTGCTGCCTTTATACTTTCGGAACCGCACGGGCACGATGAGCGATCTGGGCGCGCTGGTAACGCTGCTGCTCCTGGTTAATCCGGCGGTTATCCTCATTCTGTCGGGAGAGCTCGGACTTCGGCTTGGCTTCAAACCGCTGTCTGCACTGCAGCCCGCGTTTCTGTTTACACTTTCGGTATTCATAGTTTTTGAAGTCAATAGCTCGGCTCTTATATATTCGGCTGCTTATGGCATGGTCTCGCTGCTCGGGAATGCGGCCGGCGCTTTCATTCGGAAGCGGACGATGGGATAAGATAAATTAGATTTGGGAGGGAAGTCAAGGTGAACAAGGACGAAAACAGCTTTAAGCTCTTGGTTTTGTCTGAAGCGGGACAGGAGCTCATCTTGAATGAAAACCCGAAGAAACTCCTGGATAATCTGTTCAACAAACTCTCCGCCCATTTGGATCTGGATCTTTATCTTAATTATATTTTTGACGAAGAGATTCAGCGGCTTCATTTGATGAATTATCACGGAATTACCTGGCGTGAACAAGCGCTTATTGAGTGGATTGATCTTGGAGAAGCGGTGTGCGGGGAAGCCGCCCGGAAGCTTTCCAGAATAATCGTCGAAGACATTCAAAGCTCCTCGGACCCTAAGGTCGGGATTATCAAAGATTTTGGACTGCAGGCTTATGTAAGCCATCCTCTGATATCCTATGGAAAATTCGTGGGGACTTTGTCATTTGGATTACGTAACCGCCCCGCTTTTTCTCCTGTTGAATTGGATATTTTACAAAATATATGCAGTCAAGTATCGATCGTTCTGGACCGTATCCTGCTGATATCGGCTCTGAAAAAAAAGAATCGGGAGCTCGCTCAAAAGAATAAAGAACTCAGACACTCGGAAGAGCAGCTGTCCGCCATTTTTTCCGTAATCCCAAGTCCGATGCTTGTCGTCTCTCTTTACAATAATCAAATCATTGAATACAACGATCCTCTATTATCTATGTTGGGCATAAGCGGGGAAGAACTGGTCAACCGGTACTGGCCTGAACGGCATACCGAGAACTCATTGCTAGAACGGATAATGGAGGTTTCTTTGCAGTCTTTGTATGAGGGTAATATTGAAGTTTCTTTTCAGAACGCTTCGGGCCAGCACAAGATTTGTTTATGCCAAACCGTTACGGTGGACATCAATCAAACCCCCTGCATGCTTACTGTCTTCAGCGACCTTACGGAGCATAAAGAATATGAAAAGGAATTGGTGCGGCTCGATCAGCTTCATCTTATCGGTGAAATGGCGGCGGGCATCGGTCATGAGGTGAGAAATCCGTTAACTACGGTTCGAGGGTTTCTGCAGCTCATGAGTAAAAAGGAATCCGGAAAACAGTCCTATCTGGAGATCATGATTGAGGAACTGGACCGGGCCAACTCCATTATCTCCGAATTTCTCGGGCTGGCAAAAAATCAAAGAATCGACATGAAATACGACCAACTAAATGAACTGATTGCAAAAATCCTTCCTTTGATTCAAGCGGATGCGACGGTTGCGGGGAAGACGGTAAACGCCGAACTGGGGCAAATTCCGCCTATGTATATGGATGAGCGAATGATCCGTCAGCTCATATTGAATATGGTTCGAAATGGACTGGAAGCCATGCCGCCGGAAGGACGCTTAATCATTAGAACCTTCACGGAAGAAGATGCAATTATACTATCTGTTGAAGACAGCGGCAAAGGGATTCCTTCCGACCAGATTGAGCACATATGGAAACCATTTTATACAACCAAAGAAAGCGGCTCCGGTCTGGGACTCGCCGTATGCTTCAACGTTGCCAACAAGCATGGCGCCAAAATCGACGTCGTCACGGGACCGACCGGAACTACCTTTTCAGTTAAGTTTAAAACGTTGCCCGCATGAAATTCTTAAATATTGAAAGCTCTCGACCCGGTAGACAATCGGGAGAGATACATATAAATATCACAATTTGCCGCAGGATTCTCGAAGTTTTGATCGTCATATATATAAGCCTCTTTAGGCTCTATGCCTCTAAGGCTGAGCTTGCCCGAAATCAGGGTCCCAGCGGTACTTGGCCTCCCGGATTTCCTGAGCCCGGACATCGAGGCCGTTCCATGACTCATGCGGGTAGGCGGAGATCAATTGATGCAGCCGGAGAAAACGGTCGCGGGGAAGCGAATGGGCGTAACGGCTGATGAAGCTGGAGTAGAGCAGGGCGTAGCGCTTCATGCGCACTGCCGCTCCGGCCACCGCGGCGAGGATCGCGGAGCCGTCCTTCATTTCAAGAATTTGGGCTTCATACCGCTGCACATAGCGCAGGGTACGGTCCTTGATCAAATCGCGCCGGAGTCTTGCGACTTCACCGATGTATTCCGCGAGCAGCGGTTCAAAATCTCTTAACAGCAGCTGCTCCATCTCGAGATCCATGTCCTTGCGCAGCCGGAAGCCGTGCAGCAGGGCGATGCGCTGCCTGGCGACGCGGTCGCCCCGGAGCAGCACGGCGATTTCGCGCAGCTTCTCATAGGCAAGCGTATCATTCTCACGCAGCACGGAAACGGCTTCCTGCCGGTTGATCTCCAGGCCCTCTTTGACGGCAGCGATGTTCCGGCCGAGCAGTTCGTCCAGCGAACGCAGATTTTCGGTCGGCCGGGCCTTTCGCTGTGCGGCGAAGAGCGCCGCCAGCAGGGCGAGCCCGCCCGCCGCGCACAGCGCCCGCTGTAAGGAGTCCCCAGCGAAATAGACCGCGGCCACAGTCAGCAAGGCGGCGATCAGCAGGGATACCGTCATGCGGCGTCCGGCAAGCGAAGCCGCCCGCTCCTCCACGGAGACAAGGGTGGCTCTGCCGCAGTAGAGGCAGCGCTTTTCCGACAGGGCGGTGAACCGTCCGCATCGCTTGCAGACGCGTAATTTGCCGAAGGAATAGCGGGGGGCTTTGAAGGGACGGAGAACGACCGGTTTTTTCTTAGCCATGGGTTCTGTCGCCTCCATTCAGCGAGGCCAGCAGCCGCCCGTCGATCTCTTCCCGGGCAACCGGCCTGCGTCCCCGAAGGAAATAGCGGAGAATTTGAGTGACGGTATAGAGAAACGTAATTCCGAGTATAACGTATGAAATCATGGAGCTGTCCTTTCCAGGGGAACGGTGCGCGCCCCTAACAGGGTTCGAAAAAGGCTGACGGATGCCGCCCGTCCCTGCCTGCTCAGCGTTCCTTAAGTTGAAGTTTACAGGGTTTAATTATATCATAATGGCATGCTATTGACAGAATTTAGCTGTCCTGGTCCAGCTTTGATGCCGCCTATCAAATTATAAGAGGAGTTATAGTCATGCTTCGTAACGATGTCCGAAATAGAAGGTTTTTGTCTCTGTTCACGCGGCGTCTTACCGCGCTGCTGCTGGCGTTCTGTCTCGCGGCCGGTCCGTTTCCGGCGTTTCCGGCATATGCGGCCCAGTCTGCTCCGCCTGGAGCCTCGTCGCAAATTGACGCCGTGCTGGTGCTCGACGTCAGCAATTCCATGAAGACGAGCGATAAGAACAATATCGCCGGCGAGGCGATGAAGATGTTCATAGATATGCTGTCCGCGAAGGGGGACAAGGTCGGCGTCGTCGCCTACACCGACAAGGTGCAGCGCGAGAAGGCGCTCCTGACGATTAACTCGGCTTCGGATAAGCAGGATTTGAAGGATTTTATCGGCGGTTTGGATAAGGGCTCCTACACGGATATCGCCGTCGGCGTAGATGAGGCGGTCAAGGTGCTGCAGAATGGCAGTGATCCTTCCCATGAGCCGATGATCGTGCTCCTGGCCGACGGCAACAATGATCTGAATGAAGCATCCGGCCGGACGCAGAGCGAGTCGGACCAGGAGCTGAGCGCGGCGGTGGAAACAGCCAAGAAGAACGGGTATCCGATTTACACGATCGGCCTGAATGCAGACGGCAAGCTCAACAAAGCCAGTCTTGCCAAGCTGTCCGACCAGACGGGAGGCAAAGCGTTCGCGACGGATACCGCAGACGATCTGCCCGAGATTTTGAGCGAGATTTTTGCCGACCATCTGAAGCTTAAAGTGGTGCCGGTGCAGTCGATAACGGCCAGCGGCGAATATCAAGAGGTAACGGTGACCGTCCCGAACGCCAGCGTGCTGGAAGCTAACATTTCCATCATATCGTCGAAGCCGGTAACGGCGAAGCTGACCGACCCGTCAGGGGCAGGCGTGGCGATTCCTTCGAATAATGTGCTGCTGTCCAGGTCATCGACGTACAGTCTGCTGAAGCTGCTGTCCCCGAAGGAAGGGGACTGGAAGCTCCAGATTAAGGGCGTTCCGAAGGATAAAATCGACATCAATCTGATTTTCAACTACGATCTTGAGCTTAAAATGGACGCTTTGTCGTCCAAGACCTACAAGAAAGGCGACACCGTCGGCATTTCCGCCCATTTGTTCACGGGCGGTACGCAGGTGAATGAAGCGGAGCTGTACGGGAACATGAAGGCGGTGCTGCTGGCGACCGACCTGGACACCGGTAAGACCGATGAGCTTCCGCTGGACAATTCGGGCGGCGAGTTCAAAGGGAGCTTCGAAGTTAAAGACAGCCACAATTACGAATTGAAGGTCCGGGCGGAAGAGAGCAGCTTCTATCGCGAGAGCCAAGTTGTGCAGGTAAATGCGGGAGGAGCAGCTACCCAGGCGCCTGTTACCGCAGGTACGGCCGGAAGCGGCAGTGAGCAGCAGGATGGCGGCAGGTCGTGGACCCTGATTCTAATTATTGCCGGAATCCTGCTGGTTCTGGCGGCCGCCGCCTTTATCTGGATGCTGTGGAAGAAAGCGAACCGCGGTTTTGTCGGCCAACTGGTCATTGAGGTGCTTGACGGGAACACCGGGGAGAAGACGTATCCCCAGTACAAGAAGCTGACGGGCTTCCGGGGCAAATTCAATCTGCACCAGCTGCTTCAGCTTGCCCCGGAACTTAGGGAAAGTGAGAAGCTGGTCTTTACGCCGGTGAATAACGATCGGCTGCAGCTGCGCGGCGGCGACGGGATCGCGGTCGAGAAATCGGGCCGGGCGGTCGACGCCTCCCGGGGGCTGGAACTGAAGAGCGGAGACCGCGTCTCGGTTCCGCTCAGCAGCGTGGATAAGACGATTATGCTGGAATATTTGGTATAGAATCTGTAAAACTTTTAGGGGGCCAAACATGAAACCGGTCGTAAGAGAACATATTCAGCAGCTGGACGTATCGCTCGGCGGAGGTATCGTCAGCGACAAAATCAGAGTTGACACGATCGACAATCCGATTCTTATTATCGGTCTGGGAGGAACGGGCATCGACGCCCTGCTTCGCCTGAAATACCAGATCAACCGCCGCTTCAAGCTGCCGGAGGACCCTATTTCCAAGAAGAAGCGGGACAAACCGGACAATGTGGAGTTCCTCGCCTTCGAGACGAACGAGCAGGACCGCGGCAAGAAGTATAGAGGCATCGGCCTCGACTCGCAGAACGAGTTCGTGCTGCTGGCCAACGCCGAAATCGGCGGGCTGCTGCAGAATCGAAGCATCCTTGACCCCTACATTACGGAATGGCTGTCGCCCGAGCTCAGCATCACGGACGGCATGAACGGCGCCGCCGGCGTGCGTCAGGCGGGACGGCTGCTGCTGTTCACGAAGATCAACCAGGTCGTTGGCGCGATTGACAAGAAGATCAAGACGTTGTCGGTCGGCACGAACAAGAAGCTGATGGTCTTCCTGCTGACAGGCTTGTCCGGCGGCACGGGAAGCGGCGCTTTTCTCGACATCGCCTACATTGTGCGGGGCATCATCGAGCGTGATTACGGCTCTGCCGGGATCGACCGGGTCAGCACGCTCGGATATCTGTTCACGCCGGACGTGAACCTGTCGAACAAGAGCCTCAGCGAGCATACCCGCGAATACATCCGCAAGAATGGCTATGCGGCGCTGAAAGAGCTGGACTACTGGATGAACGTGGACAGCCGGGGCGAGCGTTTTCGCCAGCAGTACGGTAATATTTTGACCGTCAATTCCCCGCTGCCCCCATTCAATCTGTGCCACCTCATTTCGGCGACGAACACAGAAGGCAAGCTGCTGGAGAACGCGTATGACTACTGCATGAACGTGACGGCGGAGAACATTACGAACTTCATGGCCAGCGAGGAGAAGCAGTCGGGCGAGGAATTCGCCATTCACGACTATATCAGCAACATCCGCACGAATATCGCGCAGATGCACAAGAGCTATCCGGCCAACTACGAATACAACATTATCGGGGCTTCGTCCGCCGTGCTGCCGATCGAGGAAATGACCACGTACCTTGCTTACCGTCTGTTTGACAAAATGGACAAAATGTTCCACCAGGCGCCGGGCCAAGAGGACATCGAGAAGCTTGCCCGCAAGCTCGGAATCGATCTGGAAAGCATGATCAAGTCGTTCGAAGCCCGTGTGCCGGAGCCGCTGCCAGGTTATGAGAACAGTGAGCGCCTGAGCCATTCCAACGTCATCAAGCATCAGGTCGTCGATATGGATACCGAGCTGGAGCAGAGCTTCCTGTCGCGTGCAAGAGAAGAGTACATCAAGGTGAGGAAGCAGCTTCCCGGTGAAATCGTTGGACGATTCGGCGAGGAGATGGAGCGAACGTTCCTGCATCCCGAGCAGGGGCCGTTCTATGTGTCGCGGCTTATCTTTACGGAAAAAGGCTTCTGCATCCTCAAGCTGATTCAGTCCTACATTGAAGCGCTGCGCGAGAATCTGCTGCGTCTGCCGCGTGATATCGAGACGGCCCGGGAGTCGGCAGAGGACAAACTGGGCGATGCGCGGAGCGCTTTTGTCTCGAAGGAGAAGAAGAAGAACGCCTATATCGACGCGAAGATCAATGAATATTGGCTGCAAGCCGATACGGAGCGCACCGAGCGCATGATCGAGTTCTACGAGGATCTGTACGAGCTGCTGAACGAGGAGAACAGCCGGATTTACGGTGTATTTACAGAGATTTTGAACGCGCTCAGCTCGATTTTTTCCAAGAACGGGGATATCTTAACGAACGGCGAAGAACAGACGGACCACAAGGGCAACAAGACGTATTACTGGAATATCGTAAGCGTGCCGGATATTTCGCAGACGATTTCGAAGATTATGGATCAAAAAGACGGCAATGATCTGATCCGCGACTTTTCCCGGGAAATGTTGCGTAATTCCAGCCGCTGGGTCAGAGAGCAGGAGATCGATATCGTCCGCTCCATTTCCGAGTTCCTCAGCGACAAGTTCGGGGATCTCATCACCCGGTCGATGGAGGATTTTCTGACGATGAAATACGGCAGCGAGGAGCCGCTTGACAAGCTGGTGGAACGCACGGTTGCCGGGAAGCTTGACGAGGAGGCTGTACCGGTCTTCCATCTCAGTAACAGCTCGGGCAGCCTGCACTTCCCTTCATGGGGCTTCGTATCGGTGCCTGTGAAGGCGCCGGGCATCCTGAAGGGGATTCGCAATTACCAGAACAACGCGCTCGGCAAATCGCATTTTACGGTCAAAGAGAGCGAGGTTAAGAACCGGATTTTCTGGCTGAATACGCGCAACGGTGTGCCGCTGTTCGTCTATACTCCGCTGCGGGTGTATGAAGAGAACTACGAGCGGACCATTCTCGACAAGGAAGGAATTGGACGGCACTTGGTGCAGACGGAGAAGAACAATTGGACGTATCTTCCATCGCCGATTCCGGAGCAGTCCTGGGGGGACACCTACAGCAACGCACGGGTGCGGGAGCATAACGCCAGAGTGCGCGGAGATTTCGCCAAGGCGCTGGAAGCGGGAGCCATTATTGAAAAAGGCTTGGACGAAAACACCAGCAACCGCTATTCGGTCGTGTTCACAAAGCCGTTCGACATTGAAGCGTTCCTGCGCGGTTACGACCTTCAACTGGATGCTTCCCGGCCAAATCTGGGCGAAGTGAAGAAGGCGGCGGACGAGCTGAGAAGGCTGCGTGAGAACGGGCTGGAGCGCGAGGGCGTAAAGGATATCTTCGGAAGCATTAACCGGGAGCTGGCCCAGGAAAATCTGATCCGCTCGCCGCAGCTTACAACAAGAGTGCGCGAGGAGCTGGCGAAGTATGAGGCGCTCTCGGCCAAAGCGGAGGAACTGAATGCGGTGCTGCACCAGTTTCTGGACGAGGAAAAATGGATGGACCAGTTCCTGGAGGCCCTCTACACCGATGCCATCGTGAAAAAAGGCGCACTGTTCGTCTACGACAAGGACGAGGAAGAGGACGCTTGGGAGCCGTTCGCCAATCTGATGAAGGAACGCAGCTACGTGGAATATGCGGTCTACCGCCATTTCCGCTCGCTGGATGAGAAGAGCCGCAGCGTGCTGCTGCGTAAAAGCGCCCGGCGCGCTGCGGAAATGACCGCGGCCGAGGATGTGGCCCCGCTGCTTGATAAGCTGGATAGCCTGTATGAAGCCTTCCTGGAAGCGCGGGACAGCCTGGAATACGAGCGGGTGGAGCACGCCGATGGCGACGAAATGTACGCTTTCTATAAGGGCATGACCGGAAAGCTCGGCAGCATCCGCAGAAAGCTGAAGTAAGCCTATGATCAGATCGCAGGCAATGCGTTATGCGGCGGAATATGCCGCCCGGGAAGACCGGCTGCAGGATCAGGGTGACAGGCGCAGCAGCATTCACTACCCTGCTCTGTTTCTGTTCGTAGGAGAGAAGACGGCGACTGCAATCGGGCCCGTACTGGACACCTGCCGCCGCAAATGGGATAACGCCGGCGGCGTCCTGGCGGTGCATGCCGTTCCCGAGGGCTGGAATGCGGAGGAGTCCGGCGGCCAGAAGGATGAAGCCTCATCCGCTGCAGTTGGGGAGGCCGCATACGGCGGCGCCGTTCCCGGCGTTTACGAATGGAGCGGGGTTCCGGCGTCCGCCCGGACAGACTGGCCGGCCGACCCATTGAGAACGATGATTCTTCCCCGGTCGGCAGGCCGCGATCCCCGTACCGTCCGCCGGGACCTGTTCCGGGAATTTCACGGAGAGCAGCGTTATCTGGCGGAGATGAATACCGCGCTGCGGCGCTTG from Paenibacillus sophorae encodes:
- a CDS encoding (deoxy)nucleoside triphosphate pyrophosphohydrolase, producing MIQVAAAIIYNKEGKVLIARRREGKSQAGLWEFPGGKIEDGEDASACLQRELNEEMGIDIVPYEYFGVNEHSYGGGLHIRLIAWKAEYRGGEIMLTDHDDCRWESPDALERFIFAPADIPFVQKLCLEPGRQ
- a CDS encoding ATP-binding protein; this encodes MNKDENSFKLLVLSEAGQELILNENPKKLLDNLFNKLSAHLDLDLYLNYIFDEEIQRLHLMNYHGITWREQALIEWIDLGEAVCGEAARKLSRIIVEDIQSSSDPKVGIIKDFGLQAYVSHPLISYGKFVGTLSFGLRNRPAFSPVELDILQNICSQVSIVLDRILLISALKKKNRELAQKNKELRHSEEQLSAIFSVIPSPMLVVSLYNNQIIEYNDPLLSMLGISGEELVNRYWPERHTENSLLERIMEVSLQSLYEGNIEVSFQNASGQHKICLCQTVTVDINQTPCMLTVFSDLTEHKEYEKELVRLDQLHLIGEMAAGIGHEVRNPLTTVRGFLQLMSKKESGKQSYLEIMIEELDRANSIISEFLGLAKNQRIDMKYDQLNELIAKILPLIQADATVAGKTVNAELGQIPPMYMDERMIRQLILNMVRNGLEAMPPEGRLIIRTFTEEDAIILSVEDSGKGIPSDQIEHIWKPFYTTKESGSGLGLAVCFNVANKHGAKIDVVTGPTGTTFSVKFKTLPA
- a CDS encoding tubulin-like doman-containing protein, which produces MKPVVREHIQQLDVSLGGGIVSDKIRVDTIDNPILIIGLGGTGIDALLRLKYQINRRFKLPEDPISKKKRDKPDNVEFLAFETNEQDRGKKYRGIGLDSQNEFVLLANAEIGGLLQNRSILDPYITEWLSPELSITDGMNGAAGVRQAGRLLLFTKINQVVGAIDKKIKTLSVGTNKKLMVFLLTGLSGGTGSGAFLDIAYIVRGIIERDYGSAGIDRVSTLGYLFTPDVNLSNKSLSEHTREYIRKNGYAALKELDYWMNVDSRGERFRQQYGNILTVNSPLPPFNLCHLISATNTEGKLLENAYDYCMNVTAENITNFMASEEKQSGEEFAIHDYISNIRTNIAQMHKSYPANYEYNIIGASSAVLPIEEMTTYLAYRLFDKMDKMFHQAPGQEDIEKLARKLGIDLESMIKSFEARVPEPLPGYENSERLSHSNVIKHQVVDMDTELEQSFLSRAREEYIKVRKQLPGEIVGRFGEEMERTFLHPEQGPFYVSRLIFTEKGFCILKLIQSYIEALRENLLRLPRDIETARESAEDKLGDARSAFVSKEKKKNAYIDAKINEYWLQADTERTERMIEFYEDLYELLNEENSRIYGVFTEILNALSSIFSKNGDILTNGEEQTDHKGNKTYYWNIVSVPDISQTISKIMDQKDGNDLIRDFSREMLRNSSRWVREQEIDIVRSISEFLSDKFGDLITRSMEDFLTMKYGSEEPLDKLVERTVAGKLDEEAVPVFHLSNSSGSLHFPSWGFVSVPVKAPGILKGIRNYQNNALGKSHFTVKESEVKNRIFWLNTRNGVPLFVYTPLRVYEENYERTILDKEGIGRHLVQTEKNNWTYLPSPIPEQSWGDTYSNARVREHNARVRGDFAKALEAGAIIEKGLDENTSNRYSVVFTKPFDIEAFLRGYDLQLDASRPNLGEVKKAADELRRLRENGLEREGVKDIFGSINRELAQENLIRSPQLTTRVREELAKYEALSAKAEELNAVLHQFLDEEKWMDQFLEALYTDAIVKKGALFVYDKDEEEDAWEPFANLMKERSYVEYAVYRHFRSLDEKSRSVLLRKSARRAAEMTAAEDVAPLLDKLDSLYEAFLEARDSLEYERVEHADGDEMYAFYKGMTGKLGSIRRKLK
- a CDS encoding vWA domain-containing protein codes for the protein MLRNDVRNRRFLSLFTRRLTALLLAFCLAAGPFPAFPAYAAQSAPPGASSQIDAVLVLDVSNSMKTSDKNNIAGEAMKMFIDMLSAKGDKVGVVAYTDKVQREKALLTINSASDKQDLKDFIGGLDKGSYTDIAVGVDEAVKVLQNGSDPSHEPMIVLLADGNNDLNEASGRTQSESDQELSAAVETAKKNGYPIYTIGLNADGKLNKASLAKLSDQTGGKAFATDTADDLPEILSEIFADHLKLKVVPVQSITASGEYQEVTVTVPNASVLEANISIISSKPVTAKLTDPSGAGVAIPSNNVLLSRSSTYSLLKLLSPKEGDWKLQIKGVPKDKIDINLIFNYDLELKMDALSSKTYKKGDTVGISAHLFTGGTQVNEAELYGNMKAVLLATDLDTGKTDELPLDNSGGEFKGSFEVKDSHNYELKVRAEESSFYRESQVVQVNAGGAATQAPVTAGTAGSGSEQQDGGRSWTLILIIAGILLVLAAAAFIWMLWKKANRGFVGQLVIEVLDGNTGEKTYPQYKKLTGFRGKFNLHQLLQLAPELRESEKLVFTPVNNDRLQLRGGDGIAVEKSGRAVDASRGLELKSGDRVSVPLSSVDKTIMLEYLV
- a CDS encoding DUF1648 domain-containing protein; this translates as MTKWKKVIALSGIIGIVPVFVYYFLYPHMPDQVPIHYTGGTPDRYVGKSSLELLVLALLGELGLIFMLLLYTVLRRRYQGSFQKNEATAAMTWLIAVPAVTVLFAGIGIYALTEMV